One genomic window of Branchiostoma floridae strain S238N-H82 chromosome 4, Bfl_VNyyK, whole genome shotgun sequence includes the following:
- the LOC118414502 gene encoding neuronal acetylcholine receptor subunit alpha-10-like encodes MTSVPGKSTRILPKSLLWSPDLYLLNTNDDKDPEGRLEVCDHVRLHDNGTVVCRGQTILVTGCEVDLFTFPFDSQSCPLRFGSWLYGWDELRWENMSFTAEMQKEADWDLIGFPVKQEMMTHIGWRDPHSELTVCLMLRRKPFFKVVELILPCALLQALTCLFVCLFVYRWWS; translated from the exons ATGACGTCAGTGCCCGGGAAAAGTACCCGGATCTTACCGAAGAGCCTGCTGTGGTCACCTGACCTCTACTTACTGAACAC TAACGACGACAAGGACCCAGAAGGACGGCTGGAGGTCTGTGATCACGTGCGTCTCCATGACAACGGTACTGTCGTCTGCAGGGGACAAACCATTCTGGTGACGGGGTGTGAGGTCGACCTCTTTACTTTCCCGTTTGACAGCCAGAGCTGCCCCCT ACGTTTTGGATCCTGGCTGTACGGATGGGACGAACTTCGGTGGGAGAACATGTCCTTCACTGCTGAAATGCAAAAGGAGGCCGACTGGGATCTAATAGGCTTTCCTGTTAAACAG GAGATGATGACTCACATAGGATGGAGAGATCCACACAGCGAACTGACCGTCTGCCTAATGCTTCGCCGGAAACCTTTCTTCAAG gtggTGGAGCTGATCCTGCCGTGCGCGCTGCTGCAGGCCCtgacgtgtttgtttgtttgtttgtttgtttacaggtggTGGAGCTGA
- the LOC118414495 gene encoding uncharacterized protein LOC118414495: MLLPSAMPVRVQYNVTIFLVLILFLYSVEAELPGNTAHVPIIDVWFHNTMALVGFSILFIVVVLKVHHRPLSAPVPGLLRRLLLGKSAVAAGGEGAGDRRQDRRGVTETVAVTVTAPGEDGAGDGRHEKDNGILTTPNPRDKLHHSPVLIRRTAHARSLHDVSEDSLRPVPISRSHSKASLCTSAKDLAGTAQYFEKFDELSDKFDDILRRLDPGPEETETPEWTTVAMVIDRIFVIIWLIGALTSDVIILVYFQQDVEAAEERKISDILDVH; this comes from the exons ATGCTCCTCCCCTCCGCCATGCCGGTCCGGGTGCAGTACAACGTCACCATTTTCCTGGTGCTCATCCTGTTCCTCTACTCCGTGGAGGCGGAGCTTCCAGGAAACACCGCGCACGTGCCCATCATCG ACGTATGGTTCCACAACACCATGGCGCTGGTGGGGTTCTCCATCCTGTTTATCGTGGTGGTGCTGAAGGTTCACCACCGCCCGCTGAGCGCCCCGGTGCCCGGCCTGCTGCGCCGCCTGCTGCTGGGCAAGTCTGCGGTGGCTGCCGGCGGGGAAGGTGCGGGGGATCGCCGCCAGGACAGGAGAGGCGTTACGGAGACGGTTGCGGTTACGGTTACGGCTCCCGGAGAGGACGGGGCGGGGGATGGCCGCCATGAGAAG GACAACGGGATCCTGACCACGCCCAACCCGCGAGACAAGCTGCACCACAGCCCCGTGCTCATCAGACGTACTGCGCATGCGCGGTCACTTCATGACGTCAGTGAGGATTCGCTCCGCCCTGTGCCCATCTCCAGATCACATTCCAAAGCGTCTCTGTGTACGTCGGCCAAAG ATCTGGCTGGGACCGCCCAGTACTTTGAGAAGTTTGACGAACTGTCGGACAAGTTTGACGACATCTTACGGCGGCTGGACCCCGGCCCTGAGGAAACGGAGACCCCTGAATGGACAACT gttgccatggtgatagACCGCATATTTGTCATCATCTGGCTGATTGGTGCCCTGACGAGTGACGTCATCATCCTGGTTTACTTTCAACAGGACGTTGAGGCGGCAGAAGAGAGAAAGATCTCCGACATTTTAGACGTTCATTGA